AACGCCAGAGTTTTTTAGTAAAATGAAGAGTAAAATGTTGAGAAAATAGTTTCTTAATCTACATTAAGTGCCTTTTGCTTACATGTGATGTAAATTTGTATCATAATAATAACAAAAAAATTATATATCATGGCAACTACAGTTTTACACAAAGCAGATACAAGAGGACACGCAGATCACGGATGGTTAAACGCTTATCATAGTTTTAGTTTTGCAAGTTGGTACAATCCAGATAGAATTCAATTTGGTGCACTACGCGTTTTAAACGATGACACCGTAGCGGCTGGAATGGGTTTTGGAACACATCCTCATGACAATATGGAGATTATCACAATTCCTTTAGAAGGTGATTTGGCTCACAAAGATAGCATGGGAAATACAGAAACCATCAAAACTGGCGATGTACAAGTAATGAGTGCTGGAACAGGAGTACAACACAGTGAATTCAATCCAAATGCAGATAAACGCACCAAACTTTTCCAAATTTGGGTATTCCCTAAAGTAAGAAATGTTGAACCTCGTTACCAACAAATCACTTTAAATACTGCGGAACAAAAAAACAATTTTGCTCAAATATTATCTCCAAATCCTGATGATGCTGGTGTCTGGATTCATCAAGATGCTTGGTTTCATTTAGCTGATTTTGAAGCTGGAATTGAAAAACAATATGAATTGAAAAAAGAAGGAAATGGCCTTTACGCCTTTGTAATTTCTGGAAAAATAACTATTGATGGTCAAGAGTTAGAAACT
The Flavobacterium sp. 5 DNA segment above includes these coding regions:
- a CDS encoding pirin family protein, whose protein sequence is MATTVLHKADTRGHADHGWLNAYHSFSFASWYNPDRIQFGALRVLNDDTVAAGMGFGTHPHDNMEIITIPLEGDLAHKDSMGNTETIKTGDVQVMSAGTGVQHSEFNPNADKRTKLFQIWVFPKVRNVEPRYQQITLNTAEQKNNFAQILSPNPDDAGVWIHQDAWFHLADFEAGIEKQYELKKEGNGLYAFVISGKITIDGQELETRDGLGITDFKTLDIKASTDAKFLLMEIPMKY